One Lytechinus pictus isolate F3 Inbred chromosome 12, Lp3.0, whole genome shotgun sequence genomic region harbors:
- the LOC135156121 gene encoding zinc finger protein 354A-like, producing MTGEEISVLRNMPSSYISSQPSSHSDDSSSSRSHTSPGQHQRSPPTSPRYHELMTVPNAYERSVPSSFNYQQTVPVGSWATCASAPDLRRPMDKLDMGPSGTDLSMYGSSEGFSNFLNLSSDSLGSLKIGSSGELLLDRDSLRGSSGIGSQGTLDSGFGSTFLSSLINDQHQLGSLKELSHSEVADTLLSLKHSRMKINPYGPSAASAPANPCVEQPYQTAELASSTGSLPASRGTSESYGSLRNHRYLISDYDTEHEDDGPLSRPFSSTSSLDPTSYSYWIREPHGRGTISSSRHLLSSSGNLIAKALSTSSIGLVDGYETSRLPETAYWAVNQSTPGVFESTKDHYIGAANNADYHANSPGSSAQLYTTPARVATIKSTEQLDAYSSASHSSLSSSRSSVTSAFSSQDDARLGIATKETSSSLTKIQSNDSLIHRCHFCEKKFSRPGALKTHTKIHFGEKQYMCHVCSKAFFQAANLKAHLRVHSGEKPFSCNICGKGFSQSSSVKTHARTHSGERPYTCRQCNRSFSDNSTLTKHQRIHSGQKPYTCTYCRQSFSQSGNLSRHMKIHDKAKN from the exons ATGACCGGAGAAGAGATTTCAGTGCTGCGAAACATGCCTAGCAGTTATATTTCATCTCAGCCCTCGTCTCATAGCGATGACAGCTCATCGTCAAGGTCACACACCTCCCCGGGACAACATCAACGGTCGCCGCCAACCTCCCCGAGATACCACGAGCTCATGACCGTACCCAACGCATACGAACGCTCCGTGCCGTCATCGTTCAACTATCAGCAAACGGTACCTGTGGGGTCGTGGGCGACATGCGCCTCGGCACCCGACCTTCGTCGCCCCATGGACAAATTGGACATGGGTCCATCTGGGACCGATTTGAGTATGTATGGGAGCAGCGAGGGCTTCAGCAACTTCCTTAACCTCTCTTCGGACTCTCTGGGGTCTTTGAAAATTGGAAGTAGCGGTGAACTCCTGCTGGATAGAGACTCCCTTAGGGGCAGCAGCGGTATCGGGAGTCAAGGAACGCTCGACAGTGGGTTCGG ATCAACTTTTCTGAGTAGTTTAATCAACGACCAACATCAGTTGGGATCTCTAAAAGAGCTAAGCCACTCCGAGGTCGCCGATACGCTGTTGTCTCTGAAGCATTCCCGAATGAAAATCAACCCGTACGGACCATCGGCTGCTTCGGCCCCAGCCAATCCCTGCGTCGAACAGCCGTATCAAACTGCGGAATTGGCATCAAGCACAGGGTCGCTGCCCGCAAGTAGGGGGACGTCAGAAAGCTACGGTTCTCTCCGGAAT CATCGCTACCTTATTTCGGATTACGATACCGAACACGAAGACGACGGCCCTCTATCAAGACCCTTTTCGAGCACGTCTTCGTTGGACCCCACGTCATATAGCTACTGGATAAGGGAACCCCACGGTAGAGGTACGATCTCATCATCTCGCCATCTTCTTTCCTCCAGTGGAAACCTGATCGCAAAGGCTCTGTCGACCTCGTCAATTGG ATTGGTGGATGGATATGAAACGAGTCGTCTACCAGAGACGGCGTACTGGGCCGTCAACCAATCCACACCTGGTGTGTTTGAATCTACTAAAGATCATTATATCGGTGCAGCGAACAACGCCGACTACCACGCCAACAGTCCCGGCAGCAGCGCTCAGCTCTACACCACTCCTGCTCGCGTTGCGACCATCAAATCAACTGAACAACTCGACGCCTACTCTTCGGCATCGCACAGTTCGCTGTCCTCGTCGAGATCATCCGTCACGTCTGCATTCTCGAGCCAGGACGATGCACGGCTGGGAATCGCCACCAAGGAGACTTCGTCTTCGTTGACGAAAATTCAGTCAAACGACTCGTTGATTCACCGCTGCCATTTTTGTGAAAAGAAGTTCTCAAGACCCGGAGCCCTGAAGACGCACACGAAGATCCACTTCGGAGAGAAGCAGTACATGTGCCACGTGTGTAGCAAGGCTTTCTTCCAAGCCGCCAACCTCAAAGCCCATCTCAGGGTCCATAGCGGGGAGAAACCCTTCAGCTGCAACATATGCGGCAAAGGTTTTTCACAG AGCTCATCTGTAAAGACACACGCACGCACGCATTCTGGTGAACGTCCCTACACATGCAGGCAGTGTAACAGATCGTTCTCTGACAACTCCACACTCACCAAACACCAGCGGATCCACTCGGGCCAGAAGCCCTACACCTGCACTTACTGTCGGCAGTCGTTCTCCCAGTCTGGAAACCTCAGTCGACACATGAAGATCCACGATAAAGCGAAGAACTAG